A single genomic interval of Aedes aegypti strain LVP_AGWG chromosome 1, AaegL5.0 Primary Assembly, whole genome shotgun sequence harbors:
- the LOC5564683 gene encoding chorion peroxidase-like: protein MASKVALVHLFSVVLSVSCLVASAQAASTSANSLTPSGAPQLKARDTCAKNQVCVADVKCKADLLELTPCSTADNTIGICCSTNDPSDKLWASAVEDGRREFEEKLGHVEKHRHEMTAKEKPASVFHKLFKPEGLEKDATKTDPKERADVYGSVFASRKYAEMANLTKEERQGGRFARHLVARWPRQIELGLALCDPNSRYRTYDGTCNNPMPERASWGCAEYPFEKLLAPAYEDGVWAPRSHSITGNLLPSARVVSAILFPDVDRQDPHLNYLFMQMGQVITHDIAQSQGVTLDNAKEIDCCTKDRSRALSGEKLHFGCLPIEISPNDPFYSQFGVSCMNFVRIKLSCGTACLGYGTQANSVTHFIDASLVYGNSEAVAASLRTFQQGKLRSSHSAGIELLPLSRKATDCVPWARVCFETGDFRVNQLLAVTQFQTMFLREHNRLAVGLSHINLHWDDERLFQEARRVLIAVLQNIVFNEYLPILLGSEKAMQFGLTDPLEGYGYSYSPDVPPMALAESAVAAFRFGHSTVDGFFRLLRHGTAAEAVPIKDLYFDPSKIQEPHSFDSMMYSFGQQSQQLADNSMSAGLTHHLFQRENPFGLDLAALNIQRGRDFGLRPYNDYRELAGLPRITDFYELGEMGALLAQVYESPEDIDLWVGGLHEIPSYGAVVGPTFAHLLAEMFYRLKLGDRYYFANGPEVNPGAFTLRQLREIRATTLAGLICANVDNRYDFYQTSNAFFKASWENEPMPCVNYRPMDLEAWRE, encoded by the exons ATGGCATCCAAAGTTGCACTAGTGCACCTTTTCTCGGTAGTGTTGTCCGTTTCGTGTCTAGTGGCGTCGGCACAAGCTGCTTCTACAAGTGCCAACAGTTTGACCCCTTCTGGTGCTCCACAATTGAAAGCACGAG ATACTTGCGCTAAAAATCAAGTGTGTGTTGCCGACGTGAAATGCAAGGCTGATCTTCTCGAATTGACGCCATGTTCGACTGCAGACAATACGATCGGCATTTGCTGTTCAACAAACGATCCAAGCGACAAACTGTGGGCCAGCGCTGTGGAAGATGGCCGCCGTGAATTCGAGGAAAAACTCGGCCATGTTGAAAAACACCGACACGAAATGACCGCCAAAGAGAAGCCGGCGTCGGTCTTTCATAAACTGTTTAAACCGGAGGGCCTTGAAAAAGATGCAACCAAAACCGATCCAAAGGAGCGAGCCGATGTGTATGGAAGTGTTTTTGCAAGCCGAAAATACGCCGAAATGGCCAATTTGACGAAAGAGGAACGTCAAGGGGGCCGTTTTGCACGACATCTCGTAGCGAGGTGGCCACGACAGATTGAGCTCGGTCTAGCGCTGTGTGATCCCAATTCTCGGTACCGAACCTACGATGGAACGTGCAATAATCCGATGCCGGAGCGCGCCAGTTGGGGATGTGCCGAGTAtccatttgaaaaacttttagcGCCTGCCTACGAAGATGGAGTGTGGGCTCCGAG ATCCCACTCAATAACCGGTAACCTGTTGcccagcgctcgcgtcgtttccGCCATCTTGTTCCCGGATGTTGACCGACAGGATCCGCACTTGAACTACCTCTTCATGCAAATGGGTCAGGTCATAACGCACGACATCGCTCAAAGCCAGGGCGTAACGCTTGACAACGCTAAGGAAATCGACTGCTGCACCAAGGACCGATCGCGAGCCCTCTCCGGAGAAAAGCTACACTTTGGCTGTTTGCCAATCGAGATCAGTCCTAACGATCCGTTCTATTCCCAGTTCGGAGTCAGTTGCATGAATTTTGTACGCATCAAACTTTCATGTGGCACCGCATGTCTCGGTTATGGCACTCAAGCGAACTCTGTAACGCACTTCATCGATGCATCGTTGGTATACGGAAACAGTGAAGCTGTGGCAGCTTCCCTGCGGACATTCCAGCAAGGTAAACTACGATCTTCCCACTCAGCTGGAATTGAGCTGCTTCCGTTGAGTCGTAAGGCAACAGACTGCGTACCATGGGCTCGGGTATGCTTCGAAACGGGAGACTTCCGGGTGAATCAGCTGCTAGCGGTAACTCAGTTTCAAACGATGTTCCTCAGAGAACACAACCGCCTTGCAGTTGGACTAAGTCACATCAATCTCCACTGGGATGACGAAAGGCTTTTCCAGGAAGCCAGAAGAGTTCTAATCGCCGTACTTCAGAACATTGTGTTCAACGAATATCTTCCCATTCTGCTTGGCAGCGAGAAAGCTATGCAGTTTGGTTTGACTGATCCCTTGGAAGGTTATGGCTATTCGTACAGCCCGGATGTACCACCGATGGCCCTGGCGGAGAGTGCTGTTGCAGCGTTCCGGTTTGGGCATTCCACCGTCGATGGATTCTTCAG ACTACTGAGACATGGCACAGCAGCGGAAGCCGTCCCCATAAAAGATCTCTACTTCGATCCCTCAAAAATTCAAGAACCGCATAGTTTCGATAGTATGATGTACTCTTTTGGCCAACAATCGCAGCAGCTGGCAGACAACTCCATGTCAGCTGGTCTTACCCACCACCTGTTCCAGAGAGAAAATCCGTTTGGTTTGGACTTGGCCGCACTCAACATTCAACGGGGCCGTGACTTCGGATTACGTCCATATAACGACTATCGCGAATTGGCTGGACTGCCTCGGATCACTGACTTCTACGAACTGGGTGAGATGGGCGCATTGCTGGCACAGGTTTACGAATCCCCCGAGGACATAGACCTATGGGTAGGCGGGCTCCATGAAATACCCTCCTATGGAGCGGTAGTTGGACCGACCTTTGCCCATCTGTTAGCGGAAATGTTCTACCGGCTTAAGCTTGGAGATCGGTACTACTTCGCCAACGGACCGGAAGTAAATCCGGGAGCTTTTACCCTGCGACAACTGCGTGAAATACGGGCAACCACTCTGGCGGGACTGATCTGTGCAAATGTGGATAACCGGTACGATTTCTACCAAACCTCGAACGCATTCTTCAAGGCCAGTTGGGAAAATGAGCCGATGCCATGTGTCAACTATCGGCCCATGGATCTGGAAGCCTGGCGGGAATGA